The stretch of DNA AACATTGTTTTTTAGCACACACTTAACAGGATGAAACTGGGACACCTTCTTATGGATCCTTGCCTTGAAGACCCCCTCTATGGATTCGGGAATAACTTGATTCTGATCCGAGGGGTAATATACCTCCCCGTAATCTTTGGTACTGTACCCCACCAAGTCTCTCATGTCATTAAATTTTACGTGATAAGTGCAGCATCCTCCTACGACATGATTCTCGGGAGGCCCACCATCACCAAGCTCTAGGCCATCCCTTCAATAATTCAACTGAAGCTGAAATTTCCCACCCCGGGAGGCATCGGAGAACTAAAGGGGCACCGGGGCGTATTCGGGAGATGTTATGGGCAGGCTCTGGTCATGGCGGAAACTGAACACGAGAACATGAAGAAGGTAATGGCCTTACCCAAAGGCCAAAGCCACAAGAAATATTGCGAACATCTCAGCAAAAGGCCAAAGCTGGACGTCAACATGATAGAAGATTTGGGGTACGGCGTAACCAATGCCAATGCCCGGATACAGAAATTCATGGAGATAAAGGAGAAGACCAAAGTGGAACCTGCTGCACAAACTGTTCAAATAGAACTGGAGCCCAGGAGACCCACCCGGAAGCTGAAGATTGGAAAAGGCTTAGAAATATTCTTCCAATAAGAACTCATTCAGCTACTAAAAGAGTACGCAGACGTGTTTTCATGGACAGCAGAGGACATGCTCGGGATAGACCAGTGTGTGGCGATGCACAGTCTGGATGTAAATCCGCGAAAGAAGCTAATTAAGCAGAAGCAGAGAAACTTTGCCCCGTAGCGACAACAAGCTATAGACGAAGAAGTGGAAAAGTTTCTCAAGGCCAATATCATCTGCGAAATCAAGTACCCTGACTGGCTCGCCAATGTGGTTTTAGTCAAGAAGTCGAGcgggaaatggagaatgtgtgtcgaTTACACAAGCCTTAATGCTGCGTGCCCAAAAGATTCTTATCCCCTCCCCAACATCGATCAGCTGATCGATGCAACTTTTAGTCATACTATGCTCAGTTTTTTGGATTCCTTCTCGGGGTATAATCAGGTCCGCATGAATCCAGAAGACATCGCTAAAATATCCTTCACTACCCATCGGGAAATCTACGCTTTTATCATGATGCCCTTCGGGCTCATCAATGTTGGGGCCACCTACCAGAAAATGATGAACACTATCTTCAAGGATCAGTTGGGGCGCAACATGGAGTCGTACATTGATGACATGATCTCTAAGTCGATATTAGCCCCCAATCACGTAAAAGATCTCAAGGAGTGCTTCAAAAATCTGCACAAATACCAGATGCAGGTTAATCCGGAGAAATGTGCGTTTGGAGTACCTTCGGGCAAATTCCTGGGTTTCCTAGTCAGTGAAAGAGGGATCGAGGCGAACGCGGAGAAAATCAATGTCATAATGGAAATAAAGATACCCAGCACCCAGAAAGACATCCAGAAGTTGGCAGGATGCCTAGCAGCCCTACGTAGGTTTATCCCGAAGGTTGCAGAAAGATGTCTCCCATTCTTCGAAATGCTGAAAGGTGTCCGAAATAAGAAAATTGTACATTGGACCCCAGAGTGCAATGCACTTTTTGAGGAAGTCAAGCAGCATTTGATGAACCCCCCAGTGTTGTCAAAAGCTAATCCCGGAGAACCACTGTCCCTATACATCGTCGCTAGCCCAAGAGCCGTCTCTTCCGCTCTCGTTCGGGAGGATGGAGGAATCCAAAACCCCGTCTATATCAGCCAGGTCCTCAAATATTCCGAAACTCGGTACCCAAACTTGGAAATTAGAGTGGTCACGGATCAACATCTCAGGAAAATCATCCACAAGCCAAATGCATCTGGAAGACTGGTTAACTGGGCCATCGAGCTAAGCCAGTTTAACATTAGATTCGTACTATAAAAGGCAATAAAGGCCCAAGCCCTGGAAGAATTTGTTATGGAATGCACCTTCCGGGAGCATCAGCAACCCGTTCCCGACGGGACAACCTCTGAAAACGCCGAATCAGGCACAAACTCCTGGAAGCTCTACGTGGATGGATCATCGACGGCCGAGAGATCCGGGGCTGGACTCATCCTGATTAGCCCGGAGGGGTTCACCATCCAGCAGGCGATCACCTTTTCCTTTAAAGCAACAAACAAccaagcagaatatgaagccctgatatCCGGACTCAGGCTAGCAAATTCCCTCGGGATAAGAAGAATGGTCATACACAGTGACTCCCACATAGTCGTCAGACAAATAAGTGGTGAATATATTTCCAAGGATGAAATACTAGCCCAATACCAGGCCCCGGTTAGAGGTCTTCTAGAGTCCATCCTGGATGCCACCATCCTACAGATAAACAGGAAAGAAAACAGCCAAGCTGACGAGCTCTCAAAACTTGTGCAAAATTCCTCGGACCTAAACTCCTCAGTCTACTTCGAAGAGTTGCAAACTCCAAGCACTGATAGGACAAAGATCTTATGCATCGACAGCCCGGATAACTGGATGACCCCCTTCATAGCATACCTAAGAGGCGGAACGCTCTCAGAAGACCAGAACAAAGCCAAATACCTGAAGCACAAGGCTGCTCATTTCTTCTTGAAGAATGGTCAGTTGTACAGAAGAACTTTCTCAGCACCCACTGTGAAGTGTGTAGACCCGGTGGAGGCACATCACTGTCTCTGGGTAGTCCATGAAGGCATCTGCGAAGATCACTTGGCGGCCAAAGCTCTGGCCTACAAAATTATCAGACAAGGATACCACGGGCCTATAATCCACTCCGACTTCGTTTCCTATGTCAAGAAGTGTCTTCAATGCCAGAAATTCAATAATGTCCCCAAGCAAAGCCCGAGCCTACCAGTATCAGTATTGTCTCCGATCCCGTTTGCCGTTTGGGGTATAGACATCATGGGCCCTTTTCCCTGAGCGAAAGGAGACCTCCGCTACGTCCTCGTAGCCATTGATTACATGACCAAATGGGCAGAAGCTAAAGCGATGAGGATGATCAATCAACAAGATTGCATTAAATTCATGGATTCCATCGTTatgaggttcgggatcccaaTGGTTTTGGTCTCAGACAATGGCCCATAATTCGTTAGATCTGATTTTGAAGCATACTTGAAAGAACTCGGAATCAAGCACAAAAGGGCATCTGGGGCACACCCTCAGGGAATGGACTAGTCAAGGTAACCAACAGGACCATACTCCGGGGCCTAGAGAAAAGGTTGGAAAAGTCCAAGAAAGCTTGGCCAGAAGAACTCCCAAAAGTCCTATGGTCCTACGGGACCACCCCCAGGACGGGAACCGGGGAAACCCCTTTTAAGCTCGCCTACGGCACCGAAGCCCGTATACCAATTAAAACCAGATCCCCCTCCCATAGGGTTATCAATTTTCATGAAGTCTCAAATATTGAAGGCCTTAAAACCAACCTGGAGCTCTTGGATAAAGTAAGATATCGGGCCGTGGATAAGACGGAAAGCTACAAGAAAAAGACAAAGCTCTATTCCGTAAAGAAAGCTAAGATCGGGGAATATAAAATGGGCGATCTAGTACTCCGGCACACCGAGACTTTAGACCCGACCAACCAAGGAAAACTACAGCCCAACTGGGAAGGGCCCTACAAGGTCAAAAAGGTGCTCCGTCCGAGAACCTACAAGTTAAACTACCTCAGCGGAACCGAGGTCCCGAACACCTGGCATAGAGCTCGTCTCCGAGAATTATATCAGTAGAAAGGTGTGCATGGCTATATATAGTTTTTGTTGAACAACAAGAAACATAAACCTGTATTTTCCCCATATAGGATGTAATCGACACTCGATACCTATTTCGCAATGAAATGTGCCGCGCTTGTTCAAACTAAAATGATGCTTCTATTATGGTTACATTACAATTATCGTTCGCACACCCACATGCACAAaatttttattcaattaaaaGCTTTAACCCCATCCGGGGGTAAaatacacaaaccatgtgtacttagaaaatttttatTCAGTTAAAAGTTTTAACCCCATCCCGGGACAAATACACAAACCATATGTACTTAGAAATTTTTTATTCAGTTAAAGGCTTTAACTCCATCCCAGGGACAaatacacaaaccatgtgtacttagaaaatttttatTCAGTTAAAAGTTTTAACCCCATCCCGGGGACAAATACACAAACCaagtgtacttagaaaattttattcagttaaaagttttaccccatcccggggacagatacacaaaccatgtgtacttagaaattTTTTATTCAGTTAACAGTTTTAACCCCATCCCGGGGACAAATACataaaccatgtgtacttagaaaatttttatTCAGTTAAAGGCTTTAACCCCATTCCGGGGACAaatacacaaaccatgtgtacttaaaaaaaattttattcagttaaaagtTTTAAACCCATCCCGGGGACAaatacacaaaccatgtgtacttgaAAAAAATTTATCCAGTTAAAAGTTTTAACCCCATCCCAGGGATAaatacacaaaccatgtgtacttagaaaattttattcagttaaaggCTTTAACCCTATCCCGGGGACAAATACACAAACCaagtgtacttagaaaatttttatTCAGTTAAAAGTTTTAACCCTATCACGGGGACAAATACACAAATCATATGTACTTTGAAAATTTTTATTCAGTCAAAGGCTTTAACCCCATCTCGAGGACAaatacacaaaccatgtgtacttagaaaactTTTATTTAGTTAAAAGTTTTAAACCCATCCAGGGGACAAATACACAAATCATGTgtacttaaaaaaaattattcagtTAAAAGTTTTAATCCCATCCCGGGGAAAAATACATAAACCATGTgtacttaattttttttattcagATAAAGGCTTTAACCCCATCCCGGGGATAAATACACAAACCAAGTGTACTTAGAAATTTTTTATTCAGTTAAAAGTTTTAACCCCATCCGGAGACAAATACACAAACaatgtgtacttagaaaatttttatTCAGTTAAAAGTTTTAACCCCATCCCGAGGGCAAATACACAAACCATGTGTGCTTAGAAAATTTTTATTCAGTTAAAAGTTTTAACTCCATCCCGGGGACAaatacacaaaccatgtgtacttagaaattTTTTATTCAGTTAAAGGCTTTAACCCCATCCCGGGAACAaatacacaaaccatgtgtacttagaaaatttttatTCAGTTAAAAGTTTTAACCCCATCCTGGGGACAaatacacaaaccatgtgtacttaaaaAAATTTATTCAGTTAAAAGTTTTAACCCCATCCCAGGGACAAATAgacaaaccatgtgtacttagaaaatttttatTCAGTTAAAAGTTTTAACCCCATCCCGGGGAAAAATACACAAACCATGTATACTTAAAAAAGTTTTATTCAGTTAAAGGCTTTAACCCCATCTCGGGGACAaatacacaaaccatgtgtattAGAAAATTTTTATTCAGTCAAAAGTTTTAACCCCATCCCGGGGACGaatacacaaaccatgtgtaacTTCTGAAATAAACATACACTTAGTAAAGAAATTGAAAACAAATGCAAGGAAAGGGAAATATATTTACATACTTATCCAGAGCTAACCAGCCCTAGACCAAATCCAAACCAAAGTCACTACGCAGGAAATTAAAAACAAACGAGTCTAAAAGCCACAAGGGCTAAGTTTTGAACATAAACAAATTTGAAAGGAAATTACAAGGCGCGAAGCCTAGATCTTCATCAGTCAGTTCTCGGGAGCAGGAGCTGGCTGTGCCCTGGAGGTGCCCTCTCTAGCCGCCTGGACATTC from Apium graveolens cultivar Ventura unplaced genomic scaffold, ASM990537v1 ctg5194, whole genome shotgun sequence encodes:
- the LOC141702474 gene encoding uncharacterized protein LOC141702474 — translated: MVIHSDSHIVVRQISGEYISKDEILAQYQAPVRGLLESILDATILQINRKENSQADELSKLVQNSSDLNSSVYFEELQTPSTDRTKILCIDSPDNWMTPFIAYLRGGTLSEDQNKAKYLKHKAAHFFLKNGQLYRRTFSAPTVKCVDPVEAHHCLWVVHEGICEDHLAAKALAYKIIRQGYHGPIIHSDFVSYVKKCLQCQKFNNVPKQSPSLPVSVLSPIPFAVWGIDIMGPFP